The window CTCAGCTTAGTAAAAACTCAGCCACATACAGAAAAGTGATCTATATATCTCCACATATAAAGAATCAATTGATTTAAGAGTAGAATTGATCATGTTAGTCTAAAAACTGACCTTGtaaaaatatagatataatgGTTCTCTTTTTGTTAATTTACTGTCATTGTTTGAAAATCAATCAGCTGCAGATTTTCAGCCGTACATGCACCAAATACTTTTGACCACTAGATGGTGTCCTTGTGCAATATATGTAGCTGCTGAGTGACGGCCAGCCTCTGTTGCCTGAACTCTGCAGCTGGAGGGATTTTACCATCAAGTTTCAGCTTTTCAGATATGTTGTTGCCTCCGAGAAACACCGGACCTCATTATCTTGTAATTTATTGTATATCAGCATGTATTTTATCTTATGATTCACTAAATAATGTCAATAATCTTTCTTTTGATTTATATACAAAACAGAAACCTCACTAAAATCTATTTTCTATCGCAATAATTTGCATAAGGCACTGGTTGTGGAGTCTGAACAAGtagaaaataagtaaaaattaTATCAGTGGTTCATATCAAGAACAAATACAAGTTCAGACAAACATTAACTTGTTCTGAAGCTTTACCAAGACGCTTATTTTTTGTAAGGATCACTAAGACACATGTTTTGTCATATCAGACTTGTTAAGGATTTATTCAGTGAACAGATGGCACAAAAGCACTAGTGTTCAAAGGTTTAAACATATCAACACTACACATCGGTGTGTCAGGCAGGATTATGTTGGCAAAGATGAATCTGCATAACAGCTCAGTAATGGCTTTGTGTCATTTGTGGGGTGAAGAGCTTGTCCCACAGCTCCACCTTCATAATGGCCCTGCCCATCGGGGACATGGTGGCCTTGATGTCCAGCTGCCTGCCCTCAAACGTGAGCCCGGAGCCATGGGCCTCCTCTCGAATGAAACCCTTCTGCTCTTTGTTGTAATACATCTCTTTGAACAGGCTCTCGTCGCACTCTTTGCCCTTGGCATAGATCCCCACGGCGAACCAGTTCTTGTACATGTTATAGTCGTAGGGCACAGAGAACATTATCGCTACTGTCTCTTTAGCAGAGTTGCTTTGCCTCTCAAACAGGTCGTAGGTCAGAACACCCACTGCACCGGATGCTTTGGCGCTGGTTTTGCTGAAGTTGCACACCTCGGTTTTCAGTGGTCGCACGGTGGGTTGGGGCGGGCTGTGGCAGTTGCCATTGTCCAGGAAAAcccttttgtttaaaaaaaaaaaaggcaaaaacacaaaaaagattaaaagtaaGAGCAAAGATTTAATAATAGAAAGGTACACTTATTTGGATAAAGATTTAGTTAAGCTGCACAAGTTATTTCTTACAGCCCTCCACTGTTGGGTCTTCTCATTTAAATTTTGCACTTACTTGGGGTCAATCAGGCAGTAGTTATTAGTGAGGTTGGTGATCTCGATGATGACATTTCTTCGGCTTGTGAGGTTAGCCGCCAAAGCCTCTGCTGATTCACTCATGTTGTTGCTCGTAAAGGCTGTGACAGCACAAGAGGTGTAAAGAAGTGTTAACTGTAGATCTTTATCACAATGCAGACAGTGCCTATAATAATCAGAGATGCACAGTTTTAAATCAGTTGAATCACCCAGTAAAACCCAAATACAGCACAGGAACAAAGTGGCTTACCTGCCCGGATCACAGATGTGTTGCTCGCTCGGGTGATGCCTGAATTGAGACACTGAGTTCTCTCTTGTCGGGGAATGTGTGACACCTAAATTCCACCCAAACCTGTACCCGCCCACATCCACACACCCTGTCGCTCATGCCTCAAACTTTTTGTCCTGTCTTCACATCAGGTATGTTCTGTATGACGAGGCATGAAGATAGGGTGTAgccaacaataacaacattttttttgttgttttcatactATTATTTGCCAAGCTTGAAGCAAGTTTGTTCACCTTTATGTAACGTTTTCTCATACCTCAGTGCTTCCTTATGCACCACACCTTCTGTCTCTGTGATTGTGACATTGCTTTTGCTGTCTGCATGTGGAAACGAACATGCAATACCTCCATATAACATGCTGTTGGTAATTTTAACCAAAGTATGATTCATGTTATGTACACTGAAAAGATGTACAACttgattttgttttacactGTCATgataatttgtgatgttttctgctcaaattaaataaaaaacgtCAAAGACAAGAAATcaattatattgtttatttgtttaaagcACCCATATATGACATGAATGACAGACATTGTAAGTTTTCAGGAATATCTGCATCAACTGTGttctcacaacaacaacaatgcatCCATTTTTATTGTCACTCAGTACAAACAGATTCATCTGCCCATCTTATCATACACCTCCAGTTTAACAATAGCCCTGCCCTCATCAGACATGCAGGCCCTCACGTCCACCACCCTTCCCTTGTAAGCCACACCTGAGCCATCGGCCTCGTGGCGCTCAAAGTTGGTGAAATCCTTATCATTGTACATTAGCTTATACAGCTTCTCGTCGCAGGCTCGCGTGTGCTCAAAGACGCCCACCCCCAACCAGTTCTTGTAGAAGTTATAATCAAACGGCACCGAGAACATGACGGCAATCAGCTCGTTGCAGTGGCGCCTGTGCATGTCAAACAGCTCGTAGGTCAAGACACCCACAGCACCCGATGCCGTGTTGTCGTCCTTGGTGAAGGAACACACCTCGGTCTTGTTGGTGCGCACGGTGGGTTGAGGAGGGCTGAAGCAGAAGCCACTTTCCATGTAGACCCTGGAGGGTAGAGGAGAGTAGATGCAGTCATGCTTTTATGGATTCaagaatatttcagtttttattggttcagacacaaaaaaagaaaatcaatatgtcATCAAGCAAAGCAGCTTTGCATTTGAATAAAGTCCCACATTGTCTGAATCTTACTTTGGGTTGACGAGACAGTAGGTAGTGCTGACATTAGTGATCTCTATGGTGCAGTTGCGGTTGGTGGTAAGGATGACGGCATGCGACTCTGCAGTCTCAGGCATGGTGATGGCAGCTGGAAGTGACAGAGGGAAAGGAAAGAGCTGTGAACAACAGAAATTGATCAAAGTCTGTTATCATTATCGTAGATTTTATAGTTTCAGTAGAAACTGCTATGAAGGTTCTTCATTAAATAGCATCAGGTAGAATTATATCTCATCTTGTCGACATATGATGTGAAAAGGCATGCAGACAACCTTTCTAGACACATGTACGATACATCCAGGACACCaaacattacatcattacaTAGCTGCAGCACAGTATTTAATCTCAACACAAAATAAAGTGCTAAAGACATCTCTACTGTCAGTTATTACACACAATTATCCTCTATATAACTAttagatgtttgtttttcaaaatgattCTAGCTTTGATGAATCCTGCCTGATTAGCTCAAAATAAATGCACTTACTTTGCtttatgtcacacacacacaggaaggcAGATAGTCCTCTGAAACCAGCTCGGAGTTTGGTTTGGAGACAAGTATGAAGTCACACCCTCCCAGAGACACACCGTCACACCTCACTGAGGAGGTTACAGTAGGTGTGTCTGTGCTCTGTTTTCAAGAGTTACCTGCAGGAAGATGTAATGTCatagttttcacttttaatttgatagttacagtaaaataaactgagatacagaaatatttttgtttaatgtgatgttaaaatgtgaagTTCTGATGATCACTTTGGCAGAAGATGGAAAAGTACTCCTTGCACCCACAGTTGGGTGTTGTTGGGTGAAATACCTGAATATCTGGTAagatctgaaaagtaaagaatAGCAGCCACAGACACCTGTCAGACAGTCCATATGTCTTCTGATCATGACTCATTTTAGATGAAGCCCAAACCTCCCACACTTGTTCATCTGAAAGAACTCTTCATGGCAGTTGGTAATAAATATCCAATTCATTACACAGTCTTTTCACTATAGGCTTAAGAGAGACCTTTTGAGTTATGATGTATGATGTCTgagcacatttaaaatgtgacaaatgagCACAACTTGATGAAACAGGCTTTCTTTTTATGGTCTGGATGTATTAACCCTTAACATACATTAACACATAAGAGAAATCTGTCATGACAGAATATACAAATAAAGACTGCaggaaaaaactgtgaacaatAAAGCAGTGTCTGGTATTTGTGTACAAAATGAAGTGACAGAATGCTGTTGGCGGGTGATTATTTTTAATCTTATACTATTTTATTGTACTTCATTTTAATTGTCTGAATTTACTTCCTAATTGTAGTActtactgtataaataaagttagttattattattgtactgatttttaaaaatgtatttactcatttttcatttttaataacaaaatataacaataataataataataacaatcaaaAGCTGGCCATCCTGAACAGCCTTCATGTGGGACGGAGCCTGTTCATTTGAGGTTACAATAAAATCAGTTTTGGATAATCCCCAAATTTCTTTGGGTGCCAGTAGCTGGAGGCCGGTATGCCAAGTCAACGCATCCAGAATCCCATCAGATTTCTTAGCAGAAAACAATTAGTagataattaaatgaaaaatgatagaaaatgatATTAGTAAGTTAAATATCCATCAAAGGGAACAGCTTTAGCAGcattttatacttctactccactacactGCAGagggaaatgtacttttttacatttatcttacagctttagttattagttacttttcagattaagattttacataaaaaacacaagtttataaaatgtaatatattgtaTCTGTCAGTAGTTCCCAACCTTGACAGATGGAGAAAGTTATTCATTCCTTTATTTCATCCCGTGTAGATTACTGTCTCTCtaccaacagacaccaacactaAATTATCTGTAATTGGTCCGAAATGCAGCTGCCCAGATCTTAACTggaaccacaaacacacattaacccTGATTTTAGCATCTGTTTATTAGCTTCCCGTTGCTTCcagagtacacacacaaaatttgTTAAATGGATTAGCTTCAAGTTAATTTTCTGACCTGCTAAGCCTATTAGGTCAGCAGAACAAGCTCTTCTCACAAGTCAAGACTTGTTACAAAGGTAACTCTGCATTTGCTGTCATGGCACTGAAACTGTGGAATGAATGACCGTTAACAATCACAGATActtgtgtcttttcttttaaCAGTCAGTTAAAAACCACACCTTTTTAAACCTGATTTTAACTGACTTGTGTGATTTTATCTCTCCTAGACTATAATTATATTACtttctttattatctttatGTCATTACACTACAGCTCAACCTGTTTCACTGCAACAGAACTTAAACACTTTGTTGAGTATTTCAGTGCTTCATTTCCATCTCAATCAAGGGAGGTGACTCAATTTCACAGTTTCATCCAATGTCAGAACGAATATCCATAATGTGCAGTATctcttgctttattttttttggagAGTCACCATCATATTTGCAGTCAAAGACCAGTAGAGGGAACTCTAGGTCCAGTAAGTACAGTTCAAGCCTGGTCACAGACTGACAGAATGGAAACAGATAAATTATCATGCTTGCCAACTTCCTTTCTGGTATCaaaatgtttataatgtgtAACTTTTATACCACACGTTATATGAAAAGTAGTTATGATCCTAGAGGCCTTCGCCGATACGTGCATGAAGTATAATTAATTTGCAGTTGTTCACGTTGTATAATGAAAAACCCCATTTTTCGGGGTATTTCCAGATTTCATTGTCTTAAGAAGTAAAATACAATTCAGCGCGCTAAAGTGTCCGCTTTCTCCATTGTCCAACTTGTACAAAGAAAATTGAAACAAGAGAGTCGAGAGCCGGAAACAGAGACAGCGCGCCTTCAAAGTAAAAGTTACGTGTTTTGTATGGTTTTGAAGCGTGTTGGCCGCAGCTCAATTTAAGGAGAGCcatactaaataaataaacaaatagccggcctaaataatgaacataacTCATAACTTCTTTTACACACTTTCGAGATAAAACtatgttaaaagaaaaacgGAAAGGCAGCGGAACCAACCCAGGGATTTTCAAAGTAAACGCAGCGTGTGTTACAGAGACGCACTGAGCCGCTGCAGACATCGACGTCATGTACAGGTGAGTCCAACTTCATTTCAAAGCCAATGTGCTGAAGTACAGATAAAttacaacacaactaacaaatATAGTCTTTTTTGAACAGTTTTAGCAGCCGTATTACAGTTCTCTTATTTAACCTTTGCTGGTGCACAATCTAGCATTACATATGTGGCTCTACTAGACTAGACAGACAATATTTTTGGGACTTTTTCAGGGAATTTTGCCTCAGTGTTTTTCAGGTTTACTCACTCGCACCACCACACCGGCTTCTGTGAAGGATGTGTAG is drawn from Thunnus thynnus chromosome 20, fThuThy2.1, whole genome shotgun sequence and contains these coding sequences:
- the LOC137172600 gene encoding DELTA-actitoxin-Afr1a-like → MSESAEALAANLTSRRNVIIEITNLTNNYCLIDPKVFLDNGNCHSPPQPTVRPLKTEVCNFSKTSAKASGAVGVLTYDLFERQSNSAKETVAIMFSVPYDYNMYKNWFAVGIYAKGKECDESLFKEMYYNKEQKGFIREEAHGSGLTFEGRQLDIKATMSPMGRAIMKVELWDKLFTPQMTQSHY
- the LOC137172161 gene encoding DELTA-sagatoxin-Srs1a-like produces the protein MPETAESHAVILTTNRNCTIEITNVSTTYCLVNPKVYMESGFCFSPPQPTVRTNKTEVCSFTKDDNTASGAVGVLTYELFDMHRRHCNELIAVMFSVPFDYNFYKNWLGVGVFEHTRACDEKLYKLMYNDKDFTNFERHEADGSGVAYKGRVVDVRACMSDEGRAIVKLEVYDKMGR